TTTGCCATTGACGATTTCGGTGGAAGTCGACATGGATTTGAAGTTGCCGGTCCCACCACTACCATAAGACATGGCGAAGGAAGAAAGGCCTCCATTCCCCAGGGAACCAAAGGAGCTAAATCCTGTATCAAAAGAAGAAACACCACCCCCAAATGCTGGAAATCCACTGAAGGCGGTGAAGAAGGGCGCGGTCcccctgcttctgcttctccGGGAGCTCCTCCGACCGCCCACAAGGTTCCCCAGCGGGTCTCCAAAGAAGTCAAAGGAAAATGGGTCCCGGCCGCCGAAGAACTCCCTGAAGACCTCGGCCGGGTCGCGGAAGGTGAAGACGTGCTCGAAGGGGTCGCGGAAAGGCCCACCGCCCCCGCCGCAGTCCTCCACTCCGGCCTCGCCGTAGCGGTCGTAGACGTCCCTCTTCGTGGCGTCTGACAACACCTCGTAGGCCTGGGCCACCTGCTTGAACCGCCTCTCCGCCTCCTCCTTGTTCTCGGGGTTTTTGTCGGGGTGCCACTTGAGTGCCAGCTTGCGGTACGCCTTCTTGATGGCCTCGGACGAGGCCTGGCGGGGCACGCCCAGCACCTCGTAGTAGTCCACCATGGTGGACAGCGCGGCACGGCCCGTGGGCCACGGGCACGACGAGGGGACGCGGGCCCGAGTGCCCCGCGACGCCaggcagcagggaaggggagcCCTTGTGACGTAGCCCGCGCCTCATTGGCCGAGGCCGCATCCCAGAATGCAGCGCCGGGGGGCGGGACCTGCCGCGCTTCCGATGAGGCTCTCTGTGGCGTGGTTCGCTCGGGCGCGGACGCCCCGCCTACCGGGGCCCCGCCCACCACCTGGCCCCACCCACCCGCCTTCCGGCTGGGGCCGGTGACCTACAAATCTCGctggaaaaagaggaagttaGCGGGTGGAAGTGGGGGCCCACGTTCTGGCGGTGGGGCAGagtggtattttttaaagcaggctttCTGTCagatacccccccccccttcgccCGGTGGGCGTAGACTGATGGCGGTGCGTTTAGTCTGACCTTGTGCTGAAGGTCACCCACATCGTTTGTCCAGGACAGCAGTTCTCCTGTGTTTTGGCCCCAGGACCCTTTTGCTTTAGTTCATATAGGTTGTAACAATCAATACTGACACCGTTAGAAATTAAGGCActcaaaaaaaccctcaatagtCAATTTAATAGCAATAAAACCATTACACgctaagataaataatatttctatgGGAAAAcaactttttcaaaacaaaattactgAAGAAGGGCATCATGttacatttttttgtgtctctctGGTTTAAAAGAAGAGAACTGGATTCTTCTGCTTCTGCAGGCAATCTATTGCTATACTACAGGTGATGTGGCCAGAGAGAGACTCCACTGTACATAAAAGAGATCATGTGAGTGAAAAAGCCAGATAGTATTATCGAAATAGTTTTGACTTTGCAAAATTCCCCTAAAAAATTCTTGGGTGTTCCCATGAGGCTTTGGCCCACAGTTTGAGAACTCCTGGTCTAGTATGTCAAAACTAGTAAAATTTGCTGGCAATAGGgacacccggggggctcagtcaaaggtctgacttcacctcaggtcatatcttgcggtttgtgactttgagccccgcgtggggctctatgctaacagcttggaacctggagcctgcttcagat
This Lynx canadensis isolate LIC74 chromosome C1, mLynCan4.pri.v2, whole genome shotgun sequence DNA region includes the following protein-coding sequences:
- the DNAJB3 gene encoding dnaJ homolog subfamily B member 3, with the translated sequence MVDYYEVLGVPRQASSEAIKKAYRKLALKWHPDKNPENKEEAERRFKQVAQAYEVLSDATKRDVYDRYGEAGVEDCGGGGGPFRDPFEHVFTFRDPAEVFREFFGGRDPFSFDFFGDPLGNLVGGRRSSRRSRSRGTAPFFTAFSGFPAFGGGVSSFDTGFSSFGSLGNGGLSSFAMSYGSGGTGNFKSMSTSTEIVNGKKITTKRIIENGQERVEVEEDGELKSLVINGREQLLHIDAK